Part of the Esox lucius isolate fEsoLuc1 chromosome 25, fEsoLuc1.pri, whole genome shotgun sequence genome, CCCCCTGTGGTGTGTCGGGCTGTTGCTGTGTCCAGCGCTGTCGGCTGCCCGCTGTCTGCTTCTGTCTGAACAGCCTTCACTGCTTGTCCTGTCAGAGCCTGGGACGTGTCAGCACGGCTGTCTGCCCCTCCATGGcctcctctctctgccctctgACCTCTGTCTGTTGCTCACACCCTAACCCCCGACTGTGCGCCACCTCCTGCTGCCCGGAACACACCTCCCTAGCCCTGCTCACAAACACAACTCCAGGAGGTGGGAGGGAGTGCCCAGTCCTCAAGAGAGAGCGATCCCGcagcccctctcctccccctctctcccccatcccttCAGACATGcaacaggaggaggacaggcCTCCCTGTCTTCAACACcaccaggaggaggaggatgaggaggaggaggagtgtaCCTCTGATACCGCAGGGGAAGGACAGCTAGAAGAGGGAGGAAGCAGCATTGGCTTACAGGACCTGGTGGAGCGCTTCAGTGAGAAACTAAAGACAATCAGACCCCATGAAAAGGACCCATCCCTCAACTCTGCCCTGGTCAATCACAACCTAGAGAAGGCCAATCAGAGTGTGGCAGAGTCCCAGACCGACACCCACCTGAGTGAGATCATCACCACGGTTCTGCGCACGGGCAGTGGCAACGACTACAGCCTGAACGACATGTTGCATCGCCATGACAAGAACGAGAACCAGTCACCTCAGACACGCTCCCGGCGGCGCCAGGAAGCAAGGGCAGCCATGAAGACTTCGCCGGACCAGCCGtccacacggagacacacagtGTTAGTTAAACGGGACCTGGCCAGGCTGGACGAATCGCTGGGCAGGAAACGACTGGCGCCGGGCAGGAGCAACAGCCGCACCGCCACACCGCCTTCTGAACCAAACCCGGTTTCTGCTGAACTTACCTCCGTTACGGAAGAGGAGGCAAAGGGGGAGGTGGCAGAGAGGGAGGCGGTGGTGGAGGTGGCAGAGAGGGAGGCGGTGGTGGAGGTAGTGGAGGAAAAGGTAGATGGAGTTGTAGTGAAGGAGGGAGCGAGTGAGGAGGccaaaggagaggaggaggccaGGAGAGTGAGcagagaggaggcagagactGTGAGAGttacagaggacagagaggtgAAGGAGGAGATGAAAGAGGAGCTACCAATAAAATCATCAGATACGTCCGTCACACACCTAAATGGCTGGGACATGAGCTGTCAGGACAGCAGTTGGAGTGCCCTCcctgtgaggaggagagggaagaggagagagactgaggaagaggagagaagagagactcTACCCTTTAGCCACTACACTAGCAATGTGTCTGATAGAATAATTCCTCCCCAACCCAGTGGGAGAGCCAGAAGGTCTAGACCTCCGGCTCAGCCTGGAGAGAGCAGGGACGTAGGGAACAGCAGAGAAGCAGAGAACAGGCCCAGcgaggagggagggagcaggTCTGTTGAGGAGGTGGGAAGGCTcagggaggaggcagggagatCCAGAAGGAGGAAAATCATCCCTCCCCAGCGGTTTTCTTCCTATGTCACAGAACCCAGAAAGATGTACTTTGCTGCCTGTTTCTCAGAGAGCATCTTCTCTGCACAGCGGACACCAAAAGACTTGGTGCTGCCGCAGACCATGCCCACCACCAGTCACACAGCCTCCACATCAGACACCgctaataaactggccactacaaatacaaatgaatcaCTCCTAGGATCCTCTCCTGAGGTTGTCAGTCGGGAGAAGGGAAGACATTGCAGACCAACAGCAAGGGGTCAAAGTTcacacagccaatcacagaAACGGGGTCAGGTGTCTGCTATCACAGCAGCTTCCTCCAAGAACAGGAGAGATGTCATGGAGTGCGCAGCCAGACCTTACGGACGCTTACGCTCTTCCCCAGTAAAACCTTCTGGTCCAGATTCCCACTCCCAACCAGAGAGTCATCAGGCAGCCTCCAGGCCAGAGGGTGAGGTCCATACCGAGCAGCCTTCAGAGCCTCGTCTACGGCACAAATGCACCAGTCCAGAGCCACGCTCGCGCTGCCAGCCTCAGTATACCAGCCCCATCAAGCTGATGTTTGTGTCTGCAGTTGTTGGGGAGGACGGGGTGAGGTACACCCTGAAGGCAGCTGCGTCAGGAGCCCGTTGGCAGGGAGAGACCTTTGACCCCTGTGAGGAGTCGTCATGGGCTGGAACCCCTGAGAAGAGCCTTGAGAAGGCCTACAGTCCTCATGAAAACTGCACACCTAAAACCAGCCCTAAAAGCAGTTCTGTTAAGAGTTCAACTAATTGTCCACCTTCTAACTGCACTTCCAAAAGTAACAATTCACCTAAAATTGACAGTCCTCTGAAGACCACGGGTCCACCCAAAACAAAGAGTCCGTTTAAGACCAAGAGTCCACCCAAAACAAATGCTTCACACAAAACCAATAGTCCcctcaaaaaaaaaagtcctcTGAAGACCAGGAGTCCACTGAAGGATGGCTTGTCCTCGTCACCCAGACCGTGTGTATcaagaggagaggggggtagTCCACCTAAAAACTCCCCTGGGTCCTTGAATGGTGACGCACCACCTCTTTTCCACGAAACCACGCCACCAAAGAGACGTCCAGGGCGGCCTAAAAAGCTGGGCCCTCAGCTGGAGAAGAAGGCCAAGAGGCCGATTGGCCGGCCACCCAAGCAGAGAGATGTAGATCAGAGCGGGGGCTCCAGAAAGGGTGGTCAAGACCTGGTCGGTGGGTCCGGCTGCAGCAGTGAGGACTGGATTGGTCTCGCCAGGCCAGGCTGCGAGGAGACAAACCCGCCCAATAGGAACTTGAAGATCACAGTGGTGTATGGACGCTCCCGGAGAACACAGAGGACCGTTTCAGAAGAGGCTGTTCGTCTCTTGGCAACACGGCAACAGGGAGATGTTCAGTACCAACACAGAGACATGTGCTTGGACAGAAACCACAGAGCTCATCCCGAGAAAAAGTCTCCTCCTGCCACCATCCAAGAACCAATGGAAGATCTCATCTTGCCGGTAAAAGAGAGGAAGTTCAATTCACATGCTCCGCATACTAGCAGAAGCAACATCAAATACCAGAAGCTGAAGTGTGCGTCTGCAATGCGTCGCCCAGGGAGACCCGCCAAGGTCAAGATCTCCGGAATCTCGGTCACGGTTACCACTGTCTCGCCAAGGCAACGTAAGATCCACATGAATCGGACAGACGGCGCCAGGAAATCCATTGAGACGCTCCGGCGTAGGAAAGCACTCCTTTCAGAAACCCAGCTTTCCAAAGAGCCCGTGACAATCAGTGCCCCACTGAGTGAGAACGTCACTTGTGCTCAAACCCATGGAACAGAAGAGTCAAAGGACCCGGAAGTCAAGCCTCAAGACCAGACTCACCCTCCGTTAGCGGTGCGTCACTCTGTGCGCGTGAGGAAGCCGTCAGTGTACCTGCTCCATTCTGtagccacctcctcctccaggtcTAGGAGCCACAGCACTGCACTACTGCGGAGGTCAAGACAGTTGCTGCTCAACAAGGCCAGCAGTGAGGGCTGCCAGCGCAGGAAGCTGGAGGAGGCAGCAGCGCAGGAAGGACGGCACACCCTAGGGCCAAAGGTACTTCCTTCTGGGAGAGAGGACGGGAGCGAGGGACGAGGTGTGTTATGTGAAGACCTGAAGCAAGTTGCGGAGGTGTCGGTGGAGTCCATCTTCCTCCCCAGTGACAGTGAGGCTTTGAGGTGGTGGCCCGTTTCCTCTGATCAAGACAGCCTGAAAGAGGAGCTGGCTCGCCGGATCAAACTCATGTCTCACAGCTGGGTCTCCACCACTGTCCCCCACACCACCAGGTCTGGATCGTCTCAGTTCGCCAAGCAGAGACTGAACGGCTGCATCTCGTCCTGGATGCCGTCAGAGGGATCGGCAGTGCGTCTGCTGTTTGATCGATGCTGCAGTGTGGAGAGGCTGGCCTCCTGGTTCATGCAGACCACTGAGACTCAGTCTCTGGGCATCGTGAAGAAGGCGAGCTCCCGCAACCCCTATGAGCTCCTGCATTATCCTTGTGCCGCCAGTAGGGGGAGCGTCTGCCCCAGCCCGCAGGCTGAGCGTTTGCGAAAACACGTCAAGAAGTTTGCCAAAGCTGTGCCAAAGAGCCCTGCTCAACTTCGTCTGGCCCAGAAGAGCTTCCGGCATGGAAAGCTGAACGCCAAGCGGCGTCTGTTCACCCCGAGGCTGATGCCTGGCCCACCACATCACCGTGCCCCATGGAGAACAGGCCGGGCCCTGGGGGCCTACATAACGACTTTGCTCAGAGTTAAAGACAAGTTTCTACCTAGGAGTGCCAGAATGAACCGGGCCAACCAGCTACAGTACAGCCAGGccgtgtggaggaggagaagacagGTGGCAGCAGCAGGCAGCTTACTTGGCCAAGTGCGGCCTTCTGCTCAGACCAGGACGGAGCTCACTGGACCACCTGTACATCATCACCATCCCCCTGCCCTGACCAGCCCTGCACCCCTGACTGACCAGCAGGTGGGTGCCATCAAACAGCAGCGCCTCCGCTCTAAAGCCTGGAGTCCGGAGAGACTACAGGAGTGTCGCGTCTTCCTGAAGAAAATCAACTCCCCGGACACAGAATCCATAGCTGAGGAGGAGTGGGGTGTATGCACTGTGAAACTGGATGAGACCTACTGCCCAGATGGCACCAGGCAGGAGGAGGAAGACCAAGCTGGGAAAATGGGCCgaagaaagaagaggagaaCTCGGAAAGTCCTCTTGGAGGACTCTGGCTGCTTTGAGCAGCAGGAGACCGTGATTCAGGAGCAGGACCGGGCCGGGAATAGGAGAGGCAAACGGAAAAGTCCCGGGAACACAACGAGCCAATCATCACCCCCACCGAAAGTGATAAGACAATCACGTGGAAGGGGCCTTACTGGGCCCAGGTGGCAAGACTTTATACTAGGTAATTACTACTTTTGAGATTCATTAATATATTAGTGAGTAGTAAACATACATAGCAGGTGTCATAGCATTGACTGAGCAATCTCCACATCCAGGTCTcagtgaaaatgaaaacaagctCAAGTTAAAGATAACCGCATCCTAGACAACAGATGAATGTGCTTTAAGAAGCAAACTTCCAGCAACTGTACACATTTTATCACCAGACAGGGTAAAGACTCCATCGTATTCCCCTGTAGATATAATCATCACAGATGGTAGAACATTTTGTCAACAGACAGGGTAAAGACACCATCGTATTCCCCTATAGATATAATCATCACAGATGGTAGAACATTTTGTCAACAGCCATTTGAGAGCAGGGGGTGTGGCCACGAGCTCTCTTATTGAACAATCTGCATCTGTTCCACCCTCCCCTCCAACCATTCTGGTTTAAATGCTGGCATCCTGATTTCTAAACATTAAAGAAGTAGTAATAATCATGTGGAACCATTTGACGGGTTAACTTTTCTAATTGGCAAAtttgtcctctgttctctctcaccTGTAGGGACCTGACCATTTTAATCAGTCTCCGTGATGTATGTACGGTAACCACCGCAACGGTCCTTCCCCGTCTCCATAGTGACAGTGTGTAAACAACTCGGTGCCttcagactgtcctacagcaaCATGTAGCAGAAGAATAACAAGTTTCACTTAAAGAAGCTTGTACGTTGcactatttttaaactattttgtttttccttttcttttaaaaaacagtATGTACataatttctttttattattataatttttttatcttttagtctctctgtctgattgACCTATGACCCCCTCAGTGTAGTCTTGTCTACTGTGCATAGTGGCCCGTGGGAGAGTAGACACTTGCAAAACTGTCTCTTGCTTCCTGGTTGTGTCCTTGACGTGCATTTCCAACTCACCATCTCCAACCCAACGGGATTTCATTTACATAGTGAATCATACAGAGGTAGTTacctttttaaatgttcaagtaaatgttagtttttctaaTTCTAAACATTCAGTTTGAATAATCCAAATGT contains:
- the lcorl gene encoding uncharacterized protein lcorl isoform X1; this encodes MAAQCRSSKCSVERKGLRRELDSWRNKLIHCVGFESILEGVYGPFLLRDLNTFNDCEPEEMDDWSLEATCSFCNLLISDHVPVATSPSDDMPSQAPPLSESSLSAHRFLHSVFQEKELEVSGDANIPQVAQELMRRMVTQFAIEYASKTHLTTSSTTGSQRSDLETPLDLTVTRNQENQEEPVDGVLDLSRRNPASSATSSPISQASGSPLAAVMDEPQSEAEDSGTSRSPRWRGSALQAVLSSYCPVHRALFQRVLRFAHQQHHLSLAYRDAHRRSVLPPDPLCCHLVAKQLDDATSPHPPAFPFTECQSRGATGAPCGVSGCCCVQRCRLPAVCFCLNSLHCLSCQSLGRVSTAVCPSMASSLCPLTSVCCSHPNPRLCATSCCPEHTSLALLTNTTPGGGRECPVLKRERSRSPSPPPLSPIPSDMQQEEDRPPCLQHHQEEEDEEEEECTSDTAGEGQLEEGGSSIGLQDLVERFSEKLKTIRPHEKDPSLNSALVNHNLEKANQSVAESQTDTHLSEIITTVLRTGSGNDYSLNDMLHRHDKNENQSPQTRSRRRQEARAAMKTSPDQPSTRRHTVLVKRDLARLDESLGRKRLAPGRSNSRTATPPSEPNPVSAELTSVTEEEAKGEVAEREAVVEVAEREAVVEVVEEKVDGVVVKEGASEEAKGEEEARRVSREEAETVRVTEDREVKEEMKEELPIKSSDTSVTHLNGWDMSCQDSSWSALPVRRRGKRRETEEEERRETLPFSHYTSNVSDRIIPPQPSGRARRSRPPAQPGESRDVGNSREAENRPSEEGGSRSVEEVGRLREEAGRSRRRKIIPPQRFSSYVTEPRKMYFAACFSESIFSAQRTPKDLVLPQTMPTTSHTASTSDTANKLATTNTNESLLGSSPEVVSREKGRHCRPTARGQSSHSQSQKRGQVSAITAASSKNRRDVMECAARPYGRLRSSPVKPSGPDSHSQPESHQAASRPEGEVHTEQPSEPRLRHKCTSPEPRSRCQPQYTSPIKLMFVSAVVGEDGVRYTLKAAASGARWQGETFDPCEESSWAGTPEKSLEKAYSPHENCTPKTSPKSSSVKSSTNCPPSNCTSKSNNSPKIDSPLKTTGPPKTKSPFKTKSPPKTNASHKTNSPLKKKSPLKTRSPLKDGLSSSPRPCVSRGEGGSPPKNSPGSLNGDAPPLFHETTPPKRRPGRPKKLGPQLEKKAKRPIGRPPKQRDVDQSGGSRKGGQDLVGGSGCSSEDWIGLARPGCEETNPPNRNLKITVVYGRSRRTQRTVSEEAVRLLATRQQGDVQYQHRDMCLDRNHRAHPEKKSPPATIQEPMEDLILPVKERKFNSHAPHTSRSNIKYQKLKCASAMRRPGRPAKVKISGISVTVTTVSPRQRKIHMNRTDGARKSIETLRRRKALLSETQLSKEPVTISAPLSENVTCAQTHGTEESKDPEVKPQDQTHPPLAVRHSVRVRKPSVYLLHSVATSSSRSRSHSTALLRRSRQLLLNKASSEGCQRRKLEEAAAQEGRHTLGPKVLPSGREDGSEGRGVLCEDLKQVAEVSVESIFLPSDSEALRWWPVSSDQDSLKEELARRIKLMSHSWVSTTVPHTTRSGSSQFAKQRLNGCISSWMPSEGSAVRLLFDRCCSVERLASWFMQTTETQSLGIVKKASSRNPYELLHYPCAASRGSVCPSPQAERLRKHVKKFAKAVPKSPAQLRLAQKSFRHGKLNAKRRLFTPRLMPGPPHHRAPWRTGRALGAYITTLLRVKDKFLPRSARMNRANQLQYSQAVWRRRRQVAAAGSLLGQVRPSAQTRTELTGPPVHHHHPPALTSPAPLTDQQVGAIKQQRLRSKAWSPERLQECRVFLKKINSPDTESIAEEEWGVCTVKLDETYCPDGTRQEEEDQAGKMGRRKKRRTRKVLLEDSGCFEQQETVIQEQDRAGNRRGKRKSPGNTTSQSSPPPKVIRQSRGRGLTGPRWQDFILGT
- the lcorl gene encoding uncharacterized protein lcorl isoform X3, producing MDDWSLEATCSFCNLLISDHVPVATSPSDDMPSQAPPLSESSLSAHRFLHSVFQEKELEVSGDANIPQVAQELMRRMVTQFAIEYASKTHLTTSSTTGSQRSDLETPLDLTVTRNQENQEEPVDGVLDLSRRNPASSATSSPISQASGSPLAAVMDEPQSEAEDSGTSRSPRWRGSALQAVLSSYCPVHRALFQRVLRFAHQQHHLSLAYRDAHRRSVLPPDPLCCHLVAKQLDDATSPHPPAFPFTECQSRGATGAPCGVSGCCCVQRCRLPAVCFCLNSLHCLSCQSLGRVSTAVCPSMASSLCPLTSVCCSHPNPRLCATSCCPEHTSLALLTNTTPGGGRECPVLKRERSRSPSPPPLSPIPSDMQQEEDRPPCLQHHQEEEDEEEEECTSDTAGEGQLEEGGSSIGLQDLVERFSEKLKTIRPHEKDPSLNSALVNHNLEKANQSVAESQTDTHLSEIITTVLRTGSGNDYSLNDMLHRHDKNENQSPQTRSRRRQEARAAMKTSPDQPSTRRHTVLVKRDLARLDESLGRKRLAPGRSNSRTATPPSEPNPVSAELTSVTEEEAKGEVAEREAVVEVAEREAVVEVVEEKVDGVVVKEGASEEAKGEEEARRVSREEAETVRVTEDREVKEEMKEELPIKSSDTSVTHLNGWDMSCQDSSWSALPVRRRGKRRETEEEERRETLPFSHYTSNVSDRIIPPQPSGRARRSRPPAQPGESRDVGNSREAENRPSEEGGSRSVEEVGRLREEAGRSRRRKIIPPQRFSSYVTEPRKMYFAACFSESIFSAQRTPKDLVLPQTMPTTSHTASTSDTANKLATTNTNESLLGSSPEVVSREKGRHCRPTARGQSSHSQSQKRGQVSAITAASSKNRRDVMECAARPYGRLRSSPVKPSGPDSHSQPESHQAASRPEGEVHTEQPSEPRLRHKCTSPEPRSRCQPQYTSPIKLMFVSAVVGEDGVRYTLKAAASGARWQGETFDPCEESSWAGTPEKSLEKAYSPHENCTPKTSPKSSSVKSSTNCPPSNCTSKSNNSPKIDSPLKTTGPPKTKSPFKTKSPPKTNASHKTNSPLKKKSPLKTRSPLKDGLSSSPRPCVSRGEGGSPPKNSPGSLNGDAPPLFHETTPPKRRPGRPKKLGPQLEKKAKRPIGRPPKQRDVDQSGGSRKGGQDLVGGSGCSSEDWIGLARPGCEETNPPNRNLKITVVYGRSRRTQRTVSEEAVRLLATRQQGDVQYQHRDMCLDRNHRAHPEKKSPPATIQEPMEDLILPVKERKFNSHAPHTSRSNIKYQKLKCASAMRRPGRPAKVKISGISVTVTTVSPRQRKIHMNRTDGARKSIETLRRRKALLSETQLSKEPVTISAPLSENVTCAQTHGTEESKDPEVKPQDQTHPPLAVRHSVRVRKPSVYLLHSVATSSSRSRSHSTALLRRSRQLLLNKASSEGCQRRKLEEAAAQEGRHTLGPKVLPSGREDGSEGRGVLCEDLKQVAEVSVESIFLPSDSEALRWWPVSSDQDSLKEELARRIKLMSHSWVSTTVPHTTRSGSSQFAKQRLNGCISSWMPSEGSAVRLLFDRCCSVERLASWFMQTTETQSLGIVKKASSRNPYELLHYPCAASRGSVCPSPQAERLRKHVKKFAKAVPKSPAQLRLAQKSFRHGKLNAKRRLFTPRLMPGPPHHRAPWRTGRALGAYITTLLRVKDKFLPRSARMNRANQLQYSQAVWRRRRQVAAAGSLLGQVRPSAQTRTELTGPPVHHHHPPALTSPAPLTDQQVGAIKQQRLRSKAWSPERLQECRVFLKKINSPDTESIAEEEWGVCTVKLDETYCPDGTRQEEEDQAGKMGRRKKRRTRKVLLEDSGCFEQQETVIQEQDRAGNRRGKRKSPGNTTSQSSPPPKVIRQSRGRGLTGPRWQDFILGT
- the lcorl gene encoding uncharacterized protein lcorl isoform X2; this encodes MPGAKHLFCVPSEKRHLHGFESILEGVYGPFLLRDLNTFNDCEPEEMDDWSLEATCSFCNLLISDHVPVATSPSDDMPSQAPPLSESSLSAHRFLHSVFQEKELEVSGDANIPQVAQELMRRMVTQFAIEYASKTHLTTSSTTGSQRSDLETPLDLTVTRNQENQEEPVDGVLDLSRRNPASSATSSPISQASGSPLAAVMDEPQSEAEDSGTSRSPRWRGSALQAVLSSYCPVHRALFQRVLRFAHQQHHLSLAYRDAHRRSVLPPDPLCCHLVAKQLDDATSPHPPAFPFTECQSRGATGAPCGVSGCCCVQRCRLPAVCFCLNSLHCLSCQSLGRVSTAVCPSMASSLCPLTSVCCSHPNPRLCATSCCPEHTSLALLTNTTPGGGRECPVLKRERSRSPSPPPLSPIPSDMQQEEDRPPCLQHHQEEEDEEEEECTSDTAGEGQLEEGGSSIGLQDLVERFSEKLKTIRPHEKDPSLNSALVNHNLEKANQSVAESQTDTHLSEIITTVLRTGSGNDYSLNDMLHRHDKNENQSPQTRSRRRQEARAAMKTSPDQPSTRRHTVLVKRDLARLDESLGRKRLAPGRSNSRTATPPSEPNPVSAELTSVTEEEAKGEVAEREAVVEVAEREAVVEVVEEKVDGVVVKEGASEEAKGEEEARRVSREEAETVRVTEDREVKEEMKEELPIKSSDTSVTHLNGWDMSCQDSSWSALPVRRRGKRRETEEEERRETLPFSHYTSNVSDRIIPPQPSGRARRSRPPAQPGESRDVGNSREAENRPSEEGGSRSVEEVGRLREEAGRSRRRKIIPPQRFSSYVTEPRKMYFAACFSESIFSAQRTPKDLVLPQTMPTTSHTASTSDTANKLATTNTNESLLGSSPEVVSREKGRHCRPTARGQSSHSQSQKRGQVSAITAASSKNRRDVMECAARPYGRLRSSPVKPSGPDSHSQPESHQAASRPEGEVHTEQPSEPRLRHKCTSPEPRSRCQPQYTSPIKLMFVSAVVGEDGVRYTLKAAASGARWQGETFDPCEESSWAGTPEKSLEKAYSPHENCTPKTSPKSSSVKSSTNCPPSNCTSKSNNSPKIDSPLKTTGPPKTKSPFKTKSPPKTNASHKTNSPLKKKSPLKTRSPLKDGLSSSPRPCVSRGEGGSPPKNSPGSLNGDAPPLFHETTPPKRRPGRPKKLGPQLEKKAKRPIGRPPKQRDVDQSGGSRKGGQDLVGGSGCSSEDWIGLARPGCEETNPPNRNLKITVVYGRSRRTQRTVSEEAVRLLATRQQGDVQYQHRDMCLDRNHRAHPEKKSPPATIQEPMEDLILPVKERKFNSHAPHTSRSNIKYQKLKCASAMRRPGRPAKVKISGISVTVTTVSPRQRKIHMNRTDGARKSIETLRRRKALLSETQLSKEPVTISAPLSENVTCAQTHGTEESKDPEVKPQDQTHPPLAVRHSVRVRKPSVYLLHSVATSSSRSRSHSTALLRRSRQLLLNKASSEGCQRRKLEEAAAQEGRHTLGPKVLPSGREDGSEGRGVLCEDLKQVAEVSVESIFLPSDSEALRWWPVSSDQDSLKEELARRIKLMSHSWVSTTVPHTTRSGSSQFAKQRLNGCISSWMPSEGSAVRLLFDRCCSVERLASWFMQTTETQSLGIVKKASSRNPYELLHYPCAASRGSVCPSPQAERLRKHVKKFAKAVPKSPAQLRLAQKSFRHGKLNAKRRLFTPRLMPGPPHHRAPWRTGRALGAYITTLLRVKDKFLPRSARMNRANQLQYSQAVWRRRRQVAAAGSLLGQVRPSAQTRTELTGPPVHHHHPPALTSPAPLTDQQVGAIKQQRLRSKAWSPERLQECRVFLKKINSPDTESIAEEEWGVCTVKLDETYCPDGTRQEEEDQAGKMGRRKKRRTRKVLLEDSGCFEQQETVIQEQDRAGNRRGKRKSPGNTTSQSSPPPKVIRQSRGRGLTGPRWQDFILGT